The Bacillus sp. Y1 genome has a window encoding:
- the gcvT gene encoding glycine cleavage system aminomethyltransferase GcvT: MIVAQLKRTPLFDVYQQYGGKTIDFGGWELPVQFSSIKEEHEAVRTKAGLFDVSHMGEIEVKGTDSLAFLQKMMTNDVSKLQIGGAQYTAMCYENGGTVDDLLIYKLNDDYYLLVVNASNIEKDFTWLKDHVEGDVRLQNLSEQMGQLALQGPLAEQVLQKLVETVDLSTIGYFKFQENVSIGGKVALVSRTGYTGEDGFEVYCKSEDASFLWETILEAGKEEGVLPCGLGARDTLRFEANLALYGQELSSTISPLEAGIGFAVKVNKEEDFIGKQALKHQKEAGVPRKLIGIEMIDRGIPRHGYPVYVGEQLVGEVTTGTQSPTLKRNIGLALVDSAVVSRESELTIEIRGKRLKVKVVPTPFYKREKK, encoded by the coding sequence ATGATAGTGGCGCAACTAAAAAGAACACCGCTTTTTGACGTGTATCAACAGTATGGTGGGAAAACCATTGACTTTGGAGGATGGGAACTGCCTGTTCAATTTTCAAGCATTAAAGAAGAACATGAGGCTGTAAGAACGAAGGCAGGATTGTTCGATGTTTCTCATATGGGAGAAATTGAAGTGAAAGGGACAGACAGTTTGGCCTTTCTTCAAAAAATGATGACCAATGATGTATCGAAGCTGCAAATTGGTGGTGCACAATATACTGCTATGTGCTACGAGAATGGTGGTACTGTCGATGATCTTCTAATCTATAAATTGAATGACGACTATTATTTGCTTGTTGTAAATGCTTCAAATATCGAAAAAGACTTTACATGGTTAAAGGATCATGTTGAAGGGGATGTAAGGCTTCAAAATCTTTCTGAACAAATGGGCCAGTTAGCTCTTCAAGGGCCGCTTGCTGAACAGGTTCTCCAGAAGCTAGTCGAAACAGTTGACCTTTCGACAATTGGATATTTTAAATTCCAAGAGAATGTTTCGATTGGAGGAAAAGTGGCGCTTGTTTCAAGAACTGGGTACACCGGAGAAGATGGCTTTGAGGTGTACTGTAAAAGTGAGGATGCGTCTTTCCTATGGGAAACAATTCTTGAGGCAGGTAAAGAAGAAGGCGTTCTTCCTTGTGGCTTAGGCGCTCGTGATACCCTTCGCTTCGAGGCTAATTTGGCCCTTTATGGACAGGAACTTTCTTCCACGATTTCTCCGTTAGAAGCGGGTATTGGTTTCGCTGTAAAAGTAAATAAGGAAGAAGATTTTATTGGGAAACAAGCTTTAAAGCATCAAAAGGAAGCTGGAGTCCCTCGTAAACTAATAGGAATTGAAATGATTGACCGAGGCATCCCAAGACATGGATATCCGGTGTATGTGGGTGAACAACTAGTAGGAGAAGTAACAACTGGAACACAATCACCTACTTTGAAAAGAAATATTGGCTTAGCGTTAGTTGATTCAGCAGTCGTATCTAGAGAGTCGGAGCTAACAATTGAGATTCGTGGGAAACGCTTGAAGGTGAAGGTAGTACCAACACCATTTTATAAAAGGGAAAAGAAATAA
- a CDS encoding rhodanese-like domain-containing protein, producing MDTLYFILILVVAIIAYSVITWLYQRKIVKTLNEQQFREGYRKAQLIDVREPNEYEAGHILGARNIPLSQFKMRMKEIRPDKPVYLYCQSGMRSGRAAQTLYRKGYKDLSHLEGGFKKWSGKIKVK from the coding sequence ATGGATACTCTTTATTTTATCCTTATACTAGTAGTTGCCATTATCGCTTACTCTGTGATTACTTGGCTCTACCAACGTAAAATTGTAAAAACACTGAATGAACAACAATTCCGTGAAGGCTATCGAAAAGCTCAACTAATTGATGTGCGTGAACCGAACGAGTATGAAGCAGGACATATTTTAGGAGCTAGAAACATTCCTCTATCGCAATTTAAAATGCGCATGAAAGAAATTCGTCCTGACAAACCGGTTTATCTATATTGCCAAAGTGGGATGAGAAGTGGCCGTGCAGCACAAACACTATACCGTAAAGGTTATAAAGATCTTTCTCACCTTGAAGGCGGATTCAAAAAGTGGTCTGGTAAAATTAAAGTGAAGTAA
- the gcvPA gene encoding aminomethyl-transferring glycine dehydrogenase subunit GcvPA, with protein sequence MKHRYLPMTETDKKAMLEEIGISDVQELFNDIPESVQFKGEYNIKKAKSETALLKELTFLASKNADLRSHTSFLGAGVYDHYMPVIVDHVLSRSEFYTAYTPYQPEISQGELQAIFEFQTMICELTGMDVANSSMYDGGTALAEAAMLSSGHTKRKKVLLSSTVHPETKDVVKTYAKGQYVEVLEIPYKDGVTDLDALKSEMGDDIAAVIVQYPNFFGRIEPMKELEEIIHANKAMFVVSSNPLSLGALTPPGVFGADIVAGDAQPFGIPTSFGGPHCGYFAVTNKLVRKIPGRLVGQTKDDQGRRGFVLTLQAREQHIRRDKATSNICSNQALNALAASVAMTALGKKGVKEMAVSNIQRAHYAKKAFENKGFTIAFNGPSFNEFVVVLNKPVKEVNQQLLQEGIIGGYDLGRDYPELKNHMLVAVTELRTKEEIDLFVDRMGDYHA encoded by the coding sequence ATGAAGCATCGCTACTTACCAATGACAGAAACCGATAAAAAAGCCATGCTAGAAGAGATCGGAATTTCCGATGTACAGGAGCTTTTTAACGATATTCCAGAAAGTGTTCAGTTTAAGGGAGAATATAATATTAAAAAAGCTAAATCGGAGACAGCCTTATTAAAAGAATTAACATTTTTGGCTTCTAAAAATGCCGACTTACGCTCACATACTTCCTTTTTAGGAGCTGGTGTGTATGATCATTACATGCCTGTCATTGTTGATCATGTTCTTTCACGTTCAGAATTTTACACAGCGTATACACCTTATCAACCGGAAATCTCACAAGGTGAGTTACAGGCGATCTTTGAATTTCAAACAATGATTTGTGAATTAACAGGTATGGACGTTGCTAACTCTTCTATGTACGATGGAGGGACCGCTTTGGCAGAAGCAGCGATGCTAAGCTCAGGTCATACGAAGCGTAAAAAGGTGCTTCTCTCTAGTACGGTACATCCAGAAACAAAGGATGTAGTCAAGACATATGCAAAAGGACAATACGTAGAAGTCCTAGAGATTCCATACAAAGATGGTGTCACTGATTTAGATGCTTTAAAGAGCGAAATGGGTGATGATATTGCAGCCGTTATCGTCCAGTATCCAAACTTCTTTGGAAGAATCGAGCCGATGAAAGAACTCGAGGAAATCATTCACGCGAACAAAGCAATGTTTGTTGTATCGAGTAATCCTTTGTCCCTTGGCGCTTTAACACCTCCGGGAGTCTTTGGTGCTGATATTGTAGCGGGAGATGCACAGCCGTTTGGAATTCCAACTTCATTCGGTGGACCACATTGCGGTTATTTTGCTGTAACGAATAAATTGGTTCGTAAAATTCCTGGTCGTCTGGTTGGTCAAACAAAAGATGATCAAGGAAGAAGAGGATTTGTTTTAACGCTTCAAGCAAGAGAACAACATATCCGTCGTGACAAGGCAACATCTAATATTTGTTCAAACCAAGCGTTGAATGCTTTAGCTGCCTCTGTCGCTATGACTGCCTTAGGGAAAAAAGGAGTCAAGGAAATGGCTGTGAGCAATATTCAAAGAGCTCACTATGCAAAGAAAGCATTTGAAAATAAAGGATTCACAATTGCCTTTAATGGACCAAGTTTTAACGAATTTGTAGTTGTATTAAATAAGCCTGTGAAAGAAGTGAACCAACAGCTTTTACAGGAAGGAATCATTGGAGGTTACGATCTCGGTCGTGATTATCCAGAGTTGAAAAATCACATGCTTGTGGCAGTAACCGAACTACGTACAAAAGAAGAAATAGATCTATTTGTTGATAGAATGGGGGATTATCATGCATAA
- a CDS encoding DEAD/DEAH box helicase, whose translation MTVEIEFDSSWQEGLIEKISNDGPWGNFELYKLAVEVEKHTVIDNFEGLQAPKHLPNLTPLPHQLEVAKQVVENMNGKAILADEVGLGKTIEAGLILKEYMIRGLVKKVLILVPASLVTQWSYELTSKFYIPAVSQRKSYVWEQCDVVVSSIDTAKRAPHREIILSLDYDLIIIDEAHKLKNNKTKNYEFVQSLKKKFCLLLTATPIQNRVGEIFNLVSLLKPGHLGNESVFNEKYKKDSRDINDNEHLKELVNKVMIRNRRADTGIEWTKRQVETIPIELTKEEQDLYDSVSELRSEGDWTTTSAFSVMTLQREACSSREAVFFTLKNMLEKKENPSKEYQDQITYLIEKVNTVHTNSKAVKALELIQKVNDKVIIFTEYRATQLYLQWFLKQNGISSVPFRGGFKRGKKDWMRQLFENNVQVLIATEAGGEGINLQFCNHIINFDLPWNPMRLEQRIGRIHRLGQEKDVMIYNFATKGTVEEHVLKLLHEKINLFEKVIGDLDDILTRLEFGSFEDHLSDIFGNSTSEGEMRIKMDNLASMIQFAEEVKDGDYRAATGNS comes from the coding sequence ATGACGGTAGAGATTGAGTTTGATTCCTCTTGGCAGGAGGGGCTGATAGAGAAAATTTCAAATGACGGCCCTTGGGGGAACTTTGAGTTATATAAGCTAGCGGTAGAGGTAGAAAAACATACGGTTATTGATAATTTCGAGGGATTACAAGCTCCCAAACATCTTCCCAATTTAACACCGCTTCCCCATCAGCTAGAAGTCGCCAAGCAAGTAGTTGAAAACATGAACGGAAAAGCCATCCTTGCAGATGAAGTAGGTTTAGGGAAAACGATCGAAGCAGGACTTATTTTAAAAGAATATATGATCAGAGGTCTTGTAAAAAAAGTTCTCATTCTTGTTCCCGCCTCCCTCGTTACCCAATGGTCATATGAGTTAACAAGTAAGTTTTATATTCCGGCAGTTTCACAACGTAAAAGCTATGTGTGGGAACAATGTGATGTGGTCGTATCTTCTATTGATACAGCTAAACGGGCTCCACATAGAGAAATCATTCTCTCCCTAGATTATGATCTTATTATTATTGATGAAGCACATAAATTAAAAAACAATAAAACAAAAAACTATGAATTTGTACAAAGCTTAAAGAAAAAATTCTGCTTACTTCTTACAGCAACCCCAATTCAAAATCGAGTTGGTGAGATTTTCAACCTTGTCTCTCTCTTAAAACCTGGTCACTTAGGAAATGAATCTGTGTTTAATGAAAAATATAAGAAGGATTCCCGAGATATTAACGATAATGAACATTTAAAAGAGCTTGTGAATAAAGTGATGATCAGAAATCGTCGAGCAGACACAGGTATTGAATGGACGAAGAGACAAGTTGAAACAATCCCTATTGAGCTTACTAAGGAAGAGCAGGATTTGTATGATTCTGTTTCTGAACTACGGTCAGAGGGAGACTGGACAACTACATCCGCTTTCTCAGTTATGACTCTGCAAAGAGAAGCATGCAGCAGTAGAGAAGCCGTCTTTTTCACATTAAAAAATATGCTTGAAAAGAAGGAAAACCCATCAAAGGAATATCAAGATCAAATCACATATTTAATCGAGAAAGTAAACACCGTTCATACGAATTCTAAGGCCGTTAAAGCTCTTGAACTGATTCAAAAGGTAAATGATAAAGTCATTATCTTTACGGAATATCGAGCCACTCAACTCTATCTTCAATGGTTTCTAAAGCAAAATGGAATCAGCTCCGTTCCCTTCCGCGGAGGATTTAAAAGAGGAAAAAAAGATTGGATGAGACAGCTTTTTGAAAACAATGTACAGGTCCTTATTGCAACCGAAGCAGGAGGAGAAGGAATCAATCTTCAGTTCTGTAATCATATTATTAATTTTGATCTGCCTTGGAATCCTATGAGACTAGAGCAACGAATCGGAAGAATTCATCGCCTAGGGCAAGAAAAAGACGTGATGATTTATAACTTTGCAACTAAAGGGACAGTGGAAGAACATGTCCTTAAGCTACTACATGAAAAAATTAATTTATTTGAAAAAGTGATTGGTGATCTCGATGATATTCTTACTCGTTTAGAGTTTGGTAGCTTTGAGGATCATCTTTCAGATATATTCGGAAACTCCACCTCTGAAGGGGAAATGCGAATAAAAATGGACAACCTAGCTTCCATGATTCAATTTGCTGAAGAAGTAAAGGATGGTGATTATCGTGCAGCAACAGGAAATTCATAA
- a CDS encoding lipoate--protein ligase family protein, which yields MNKEIWGFIDSGEGSPSFNMAMDEALLDWHSKGEIPPIIRFYGWNPATLSIGYFQKVEKEIDLDKVKEHHLGFVRRPTGGRGVLHDQELTYSVIVTEEHPDMPRTVTEAYRVISEGILKGFQLLGLDAYFAVPKTAEERDSLKNPRSAVCFDAPSWYELVVEGRKVAGSAQTRQKGVILQHGSILLDIDEDKLFSLFKYPNERVKERMQKAFKNKAVAINEISSRKIEVEEAKHAFKEGFEQGLNIELQPFELSEEQLEYVHKLASERYESDEWNFKR from the coding sequence ATGAACAAAGAAATATGGGGTTTCATTGATTCAGGAGAAGGATCTCCTTCTTTTAATATGGCTATGGATGAAGCATTACTTGATTGGCATAGTAAAGGTGAGATTCCGCCAATCATCCGTTTTTATGGCTGGAATCCGGCTACTCTTTCTATAGGATATTTCCAAAAGGTTGAGAAGGAAATCGATCTTGATAAGGTGAAAGAACATCACCTCGGTTTCGTACGTAGACCAACCGGTGGGAGAGGGGTACTTCATGACCAAGAGCTGACCTATAGTGTTATTGTGACAGAAGAACATCCCGACATGCCTAGAACGGTAACAGAAGCATACCGTGTGATTTCTGAAGGCATATTAAAAGGTTTTCAGCTACTAGGGTTAGATGCTTACTTTGCGGTTCCTAAAACAGCAGAGGAAAGAGATTCTCTAAAAAATCCTCGTTCAGCTGTTTGCTTTGATGCTCCAAGCTGGTATGAGCTCGTTGTAGAGGGAAGAAAAGTGGCAGGAAGTGCACAAACAAGACAAAAAGGTGTTATTTTGCAGCATGGTTCGATCCTACTAGATATAGATGAAGATAAGCTGTTTAGTCTTTTTAAATATCCGAACGAAAGAGTAAAAGAACGTATGCAAAAAGCCTTTAAAAACAAGGCTGTGGCTATTAATGAGATTAGTTCAAGAAAAATAGAGGTAGAAGAAGCCAAACATGCTTTTAAAGAGGGATTCGAACAAGGGCTAAATATAGAATTGCAACCATTTGAACTATCGGAAGAGCAGCTAGAATATGTTCATAAACTAGCGAGCGAACGATATGAAAGTGATGAGTGGAATTTTAAAAGATAA
- the gcvPB gene encoding aminomethyl-transferring glycine dehydrogenase subunit GcvPB, whose product MHKEDQALIFELSTSGRVGYSLPEMDVPEVNLDDLIPVEYLRAVEPNLPEVSELDIMRHYTALSKRNHGVDSGFYPLGSCTMKYNPKINENVARMAGFAHLHPLQDESSVQGALELMYDLQEHLIEITGMDEVTLQPAAGAHGEWTGLMLIRAFHEANGDSKRTKVIVPDSAHGTNPASATVAGFETITVKSDENGLVDLNDLRSVVGEDTAALMLTNPNTLGLFEENILEMAQIVHEAGGKLYYDGANLNAVLSKARPGDMGFDVVHLNLHKTFTGPHGGGGPGSGPVGVKKDLIPFLPKPVVTKKDGVFVLDYDRPQSIGRVKPYYGNFGINVRAYTYIRTMGPDGLKAVTEYAVLNANYMMRRLEPYFDLPFDRHCKHEFVLSGKRQKKLGVRTLDIAKRLLDFGYHPPTIYFPLNVEECIMIEPTETESKETLDAFIEAMIQIAKEAEENPEIVQEAPHTTVVGRLDETTAARKPILRYQA is encoded by the coding sequence ATGCATAAGGAAGACCAAGCGCTCATTTTTGAATTAAGTACCTCTGGCCGAGTAGGGTATAGTCTCCCAGAGATGGATGTCCCAGAGGTAAACTTAGATGATTTAATTCCAGTAGAATATTTACGAGCTGTTGAACCAAATCTACCTGAGGTTTCTGAGCTTGATATCATGCGTCATTATACAGCTCTTTCAAAAAGAAATCATGGCGTTGATTCCGGTTTTTACCCTCTTGGATCTTGTACGATGAAATACAACCCAAAGATCAACGAAAATGTTGCTCGTATGGCTGGTTTTGCTCATCTACATCCACTTCAAGATGAAAGCTCTGTTCAAGGTGCATTGGAGCTTATGTATGATCTTCAGGAGCATCTAATTGAGATTACGGGTATGGATGAAGTTACATTACAGCCTGCAGCGGGAGCACATGGTGAGTGGACGGGTCTTATGCTCATTCGTGCCTTCCATGAAGCAAATGGCGACTCAAAAAGAACAAAGGTGATTGTACCTGACTCCGCTCATGGGACAAATCCAGCTTCAGCAACGGTCGCAGGGTTTGAAACAATCACTGTTAAGTCCGATGAAAATGGATTGGTTGATTTAAATGACCTAAGAAGCGTTGTTGGAGAAGACACTGCTGCATTAATGCTAACCAATCCAAATACTCTTGGTTTATTTGAGGAAAATATTCTTGAAATGGCGCAGATCGTTCACGAAGCTGGTGGAAAGCTTTATTATGATGGAGCAAACCTAAATGCAGTTCTTTCCAAAGCTAGACCAGGAGATATGGGCTTTGATGTTGTCCATTTAAACCTTCATAAAACATTCACTGGTCCACATGGTGGGGGTGGTCCAGGTTCTGGTCCTGTTGGGGTAAAGAAAGATTTAATTCCATTCTTACCAAAGCCAGTCGTTACGAAAAAGGACGGAGTATTTGTATTGGACTACGATCGTCCACAGTCAATTGGACGTGTAAAACCGTACTACGGTAATTTTGGGATTAATGTAAGAGCATATACGTATATTCGTACAATGGGCCCTGATGGATTAAAAGCAGTGACTGAATACGCGGTTTTAAATGCGAATTATATGATGAGACGCCTTGAACCTTATTTTGATTTACCGTTTGACAGACATTGTAAACATGAGTTCGTTTTAAGTGGAAAGAGACAAAAGAAGCTTGGTGTTCGTACATTAGATATAGCGAAGCGCCTGTTGGACTTCGGATATCACCCACCAACTATTTACTTCCCTCTAAATGTAGAGGAGTGCATCATGATTGAGCCAACAGAAACAGAGTCAAAGGAAACTCTAGATGCATTTATCGAAGCAATGATTCAAATTGCAAAAGAAGCAGAAGAGAACCCTGAAATCGTTCAAGAAGCACCCCACACAACGGTTGTTGGAAGATTGGATGAAACGACAGCTGCGAGAAAGCCGATTTTAAGGTATCAAGCATAA